The genome window TGATTTACGGATCCGGCAGCTTGACGTATGGAAATATCATCGCCAAAAATATCATTCCTTTTTTGAACGGCAAAATGCCTCTCGGACTGAGCATCCGTACATGGTCTTATGCTTTTGTCCAGGATGTGGTTCAGGCTTTCGTAAAAATAATCGAGCAGGGCGCAAAATCAAACCGTTACATTCTCGGTGGTGATAATCAATCGGGGCCGGAATTCTATCAAGCGCTTTATCAAGTAAGCGGGAAAAAGCCGCCTGTCATGAACATTCCGATGCCGCTGGCAAAACTTGCCGGTTACAGCGAATACTGGATGGCCAAACTTTTTGGACGCGAACCTCAGATGCTTACGCATGAAGTGGTGGAAATTTATAAACACAGCTGGGCTTACGACAGCACACGCGCGAAGGAAGAGCTCGGTTACAAAATCACTCCTTTAAAAGAAGGGTTGGTTGATTTTGTGGGCTGGCTGAAAAACTCCGGATACGTGAAATGACAGCGGATAAAGCTAGTGGGAGCGCGGGCATCTTTGCCCGCCACAACATTGCTGGGATAGATGTTTTCGCGGACTGGAAGTCCGCGCTCCAACTAGAGCGACCTCGCGCGAGGTTGTAAAGTGAACGAACCATTGGTGGATCATCCTGAGTTTTCCCTGCGATCGGAGTACAAACGAAAAGCAGTTCACATTGGCTCGTCCCTTTTTGGACTTCTGCTGCGATGGTTGAATTTCTGGCAAGGAGCTCTCTGCGCGATCGTCGCATTTATTTTTAACTGGCAGATTTTGCCGCGAATCGGCGGACGAGGATTGTATCGCAAAGAGGATCAACAACGCGGTTATCCCATTGGAATACTTCTCTATCCCATTTCCGTCCTGCTTTTGATTCTGCTTTTTCCGAAGCGTTTGTATATCGCAGCAGCAAGCTGGGCAATCATGGGTTGGGGCGATGGATTCGCTTCCGTATTTGGGAGACGGTTTGGAAAAAAGAAGATTCCCTGGAATCCGGATCGCAGCTATGCAGGTTCGCTTGCGTTTTTGATTTTTGGCGCAACAGGAGCCATTTTTTTCACGTATTTCGTCTGGACGGACTCGCCACATCCGGCTTGCTGGTACGTTATTCTCGTTCCGTTCCTTGCCGCATTGTTCGCGGCGATTATCGAAACGATTCCTACGGGTATTAATGATAATCTCAGCGTTCCTCTTTCTGCGGGATTATTTATGTGGGCTCTTTATCAGATTGAACCCACGATGTTTGCAAGCAAAGCGGACATCTTGCTCCGAAATCTTCTCTGGGGATCAATCATTAATATTGCGTTTGGCGGAACCGCGTATGCTTTGAGAATTGTGCGCCTCTCCGGATTCATTGGAGGGTTCATAGTAGGAACGCTCATTTATGTCTTCGGCGGATATGAGTTTTATCTGATCCTGATTACATTTTTTGTTTTGGGATCCGGCGCAACGAAGTTTGGTTATGCGCGCAAAAAATCGCTGGGTGTGGCGCAAGAAAAGGGTGGCGCAAGAGGTTGGGAAAATGCCGTGGCCAATTGTTCCACGGGAGCTTTTCTCGCAATTCTTGCGATGCTTGTTCCGGAAGAGCGCAGCATCTTGTTTATTGCCGGATTCTTTGGCGCGTTTGCGACGGCGGTGGCTGACACAGTCAGTAGCGAAATCGGTCAGGTGTTAGGCAAGCACCCGATCCTGATCACAACTCTACGCCCTGTTCCGGTAGGAACTGAAGGTGCAATTTCACTGGAAGGAACATTTGCAGGCATCCTTGCTTCGGCTCTTCTTTGCGGTGTAGGTGTGCTCTTGCAGGTGATCAGCGTTCCGGTTGCGTTGCTATGTATGGTGGCCGCGTTCATCGGAACAACGGTTGAAAGTTATCTCGGGGCAACTCTGGAACAAATGAAGATCATCGATAATGAGATCATCAACTTCATGAATACACTGGTCGGCGCCGCGGCGGCGATGGCGCTGGTTAGCGTTTCGTAGTGGCAGAGCATTTGCCGTTGCTTTTGAATGAGCTTGTTCTCTCACAATGCCTGCCACAGTACAAACAAGCTTTCTGCGTGCAAATGCTCTACTAAAACCAGCCTACTGCAGAGCATTTTCACACCGATAATAACTTCGAGTGCAGGTCCAGTTTTAGTTAAATAAAATGTCTATACGAGTCGAATGGAAAATGCTCTGCCACTACTAATCCTTCACATTAATTCGCGCCTGTTTCCGTAGAGTTTTCAGCCATTCCAGGATGTGATCCTGGACTTTTGATTCCACCAGCAAGTTTTGAATTTCGCCGAAAACTTCTGCAAAAGGAGGGACATCTTTGGCAAGCATCTCCGCAGCAGGTTTGTAGACTTTTTCGTAATAGTCTTCAGCATCTTCGAGGGTGATATTTACGAATGGTCTGAAGCGGTCCCGGATGAATTTCCGGATACTGAGCTGGTTACGGATTTCCTGAATCAGATCGTCACGGTTCATTCCGATAGAGCTCAAAAAAGCCATGAGACCTTCCTCACCGCCCTGACGGATCTGGAAGGAACTGAAAGCAGATTCCACTTCCTCGTCCGAGAGAAGCACCGGGGGTTGTGTTTTGAGCTGTTCCAATGCCAGATGATGATCGATGCGTTCCTGCAAGACCGAATCCTGGCGCGGTAACCCGGACAGTCTTAGATCCAGCTTTTCCATTGCTTCGAGTTCACTTTGCGTGACCACACTTTCATTCAC of bacterium contains these proteins:
- a CDS encoding DUF92 domain-containing protein, with translation MNEPLVDHPEFSLRSEYKRKAVHIGSSLFGLLLRWLNFWQGALCAIVAFIFNWQILPRIGGRGLYRKEDQQRGYPIGILLYPISVLLLILLFPKRLYIAAASWAIMGWGDGFASVFGRRFGKKKIPWNPDRSYAGSLAFLIFGATGAIFFTYFVWTDSPHPACWYVILVPFLAALFAAIIETIPTGINDNLSVPLSAGLFMWALYQIEPTMFASKADILLRNLLWGSIINIAFGGTAYALRIVRLSGFIGGFIVGTLIYVFGGYEFYLILITFFVLGSGATKFGYARKKSLGVAQEKGGARGWENAVANCSTGAFLAILAMLVPEERSILFIAGFFGAFATAVADTVSSEIGQVLGKHPILITTLRPVPVGTEGAISLEGTFAGILASALLCGVGVLLQVISVPVALLCMVAAFIGTTVESYLGATLEQMKIIDNEIINFMNTLVGAAAAMALVSVS